Below is a genomic region from Gillisia sp. Hel_I_86.
CTTTTATTATTGCGAGTACTTTGACTATCATTGGCTTGATTGTTCTTTATATCATCAACCCCAAAACAGCTATGTTTGGGGCAATCAGCATATTTTTATATGTAAGTGTGTATACCCCGCTAAAAACCAGGACCCCATTATCTGTGTTTGTTGGAGCATTTCCTGGGGCAATTCCTTTTATGCTGGGCTGGGTGGCAGCAACAGACGAATTTAGTATAGAGCCGGGAACCCTTTTTATGATCCAGTTCTTTTGGCAATTTCCTCACTTTTGGGCCATTGGTTGGTGGTTGTTCGACGATTATAAAAAAGGGGGGTTCTTTATGTTGCCAACAGGTAAAAGGGATAAGGGCACAGCTATTCAAGTGATTTTATATACGGTTTGGACTATTCTGGTTTCCTTGATCCCTGTTTTCGGGGTTACAGGAAGGCTATTTTTAACGCCTTATGCAGGTGCCATTATTTTAGTGCTTGGCTTGGGGATGCTATATTATGCCTTCAAATTATATAAGAATCGTGATGCGGTTTCAGCTAAAAAATTAATGTTTGCAAGTGTGTCCTATATTACACTTTTGCAAATTGTTTATGTATTGGATAAATTTTTAAGAGAATGGATATAACACAAGAGACCCGACAGTTTAAAACCGGCAGAGCCAAAAAAATGATGTTATGGTTTGGAATTGCCAGTATGGTAATGATGTTTGCAGGAATTACAAGTGCCTATGTGGTCAGTAAAAATAGGCCCGACTGGATCTCGGATTTTGAATTACCTGAAACCTTATATTGGAGCACTGTGGTTATTATAATTAGCAGCATTACTTTTATACTTGCCAAAAGTGCAATTGGAAAGGGAAATCGATTACTAGGTACCGTGTTGTTATTAACTACCTTGGCATTAGGGATTGTCTTTGTTGATTTGCAATTCCGAAGTTTTTCAGAAATTATAGCATCTGGATACTATTTTACCGGGAGTGAGAGCACGATTACTACTTCGTTTATATATGTAGTGGTTTTATTGCACCTTGCCCACCTTACAGCAGGCTTGATAGTGCTTTTGGTAGTAATTTATAACCATTTTAAACAACGCTATAAAAAAGGTCAAATGCTTGGAATTGAGCTAGGTGCCACTTTTTGGCACTTTCTTGATGCGCTCTGGGTTTACCTGTTTGTGTTTTTATATTTCTTTAGATAATAAATTTGTGTATTTTTGCCATCATATAAAATCAAATTCTTCATATGGAAGCTACTGTTATTAGAACAGGCACCGAAGGTAAAACCTGGGGCGGTGGAAATGAGCCATTAAGGGCTAGTTATGGTAAATTGATGATGTGGTTCTTCATCGTTTCTGATGCACTTACATTTTCCGGATTCTTAGCTGCTTACGGTTTTTCAAGATTTAAATTCATAGATTCTTGGCCTATTGCCGATGAAGTGTTTAATCACTTCCCGTTTTTGCATGGAGTAGATGCTCCCATGTACTATGTGGCACTTATGACATTTGTTCTTATTTTCTCCTCTGTAACGATGGTTTTGGCAGTAGATGCCGGTCACCATATGAAAAAAGGAAAAGTAACCTTATACATGTTCCTTACTATTATTGGTGGAGCAATTTTCGTTGGTGCCCAAGCTTGGGAATGGAAGAATTTTATTCAAGGGGAATATGGTGCAGTAACAACCAATGGAGGAAATATTCTTCAATTTGTAAATGGCGAAGGAGAACGCGTTGCACTTGCAGATTTCGTTGCAGACTTACCAGCA
It encodes:
- the cyoE gene encoding heme o synthase, with the protein product MSNTSVHTPSVSVLSDFKEITKMRLAISVVFSSVAGYFLGAEVVNFVAVLLLAIGGYCMVGASNAYNQIIERDLDVLMDRTKDRPIPAGRMSVNAAFIIASTLTIIGLIVLYIINPKTAMFGAISIFLYVSVYTPLKTRTPLSVFVGAFPGAIPFMLGWVAATDEFSIEPGTLFMIQFFWQFPHFWAIGWWLFDDYKKGGFFMLPTGKRDKGTAIQVILYTVWTILVSLIPVFGVTGRLFLTPYAGAIILVLGLGMLYYAFKLYKNRDAVSAKKLMFASVSYITLLQIVYVLDKFLREWI
- a CDS encoding heme-copper oxidase subunit III, yielding MDITQETRQFKTGRAKKMMLWFGIASMVMMFAGITSAYVVSKNRPDWISDFELPETLYWSTVVIIISSITFILAKSAIGKGNRLLGTVLLLTTLALGIVFVDLQFRSFSEIIASGYYFTGSESTITTSFIYVVVLLHLAHLTAGLIVLLVVIYNHFKQRYKKGQMLGIELGATFWHFLDALWVYLFVFLYFFR
- a CDS encoding cytochrome c oxidase subunit 3; this translates as MEATVIRTGTEGKTWGGGNEPLRASYGKLMMWFFIVSDALTFSGFLAAYGFSRFKFIDSWPIADEVFNHFPFLHGVDAPMYYVALMTFVLIFSSVTMVLAVDAGHHMKKGKVTLYMFLTIIGGAIFVGAQAWEWKNFIQGEYGAVTTNGGNILQFVNGEGERVALADFVADLPATRVANTRNNGLWFTENETLPDFTIDEVKAGFAANDNILIRTLMFDENGEKTILSREESLRKLNADAIGVVQGANLAQNEYGPPLFADFFFFITGFHGFHVFSGVMINIIIFFNVILGTYERRGSYEMVEKVGLYWHFVDLVWVFVFTFFYLV